One region of Gossypium raimondii isolate GPD5lz chromosome 6, ASM2569854v1, whole genome shotgun sequence genomic DNA includes:
- the LOC105773442 gene encoding NAC domain-containing protein 2 produces MTASELQLPPGFRFHPTDEELVMHYLCRKCASQSIAVPIIAEIDLYKYDPWDLPDLALYGEKEWYFFSPRDRKYPNGSRPNRAAGSGYWKATGADKPIGQPKPVGIKKALVFYAGKAPKGEKTNWIMHEYRLADVDRSARKKNSLRLDDWVLCRIYNKKGAIEKQPPQGSIGKSSAVTEIEDKKPDIATLGVDTRQLPPPPTGLVNDYVYFDTSESVPRLHTDSSCSEHVVSPEFTCEVQSEPQWKDWGSATNTTTTNALDFPYNYMDATVDNGFPAHFQNNNQLSPLQDMFMYLQKPF; encoded by the exons ATGACAGCATCGGAGTTACAGCTGCCACCTGGATTCCGATTCCATCCAACCGACGAAGAGCTTGTGATGCACTATCTTTGCCGGAAATGTGCATCGCAGTCCATCGCCGTGCCGATTATCGCTGAAATCGATCTTTACAAATACGATCCTTGGGACCTTCCAG ATTTGGCGTTGTACGGAGAGAAAGAATGGTATTTTTTCTCCCCGAGGGATAGGAAATATCCGAACGGTTCACGGCCTAACCGGGCAGCTGGTTCTGGGTACTGGAAGGCAACCGGAGCTGACAAACCGATTGGGCAGCCGAAGCCGGTCGGGATTAAGAAGGCTTTGGTGTTTTACGCTGGGAAGGCACCTAAAGGAGAGAAAACCAATTGGATTATGCACGAGTATCGGTTAGCTGACGTGGACCGATCGGCTCGCAAGAAGAACAGTTTAAGG TTGGACGATTGGGTGCTTTGCCGGATTTATAACAAGAAAGGCGCCATCGAGAAACAGCCACCGCAAGGAAGCATTGGCAAAAGCTCTGCCGTGACGGAGATCGAAGACAAGAAGCCGGATATAGCGACACTTGGCGTGGACACGCGCCAGCTGCCCCCGCCTCCTACGGGGCTAGTTAACGATTACGTGTACTTTGACACGTCGGAGTCGGTGCCGAGACTCCACACGGACTCAAGCTGTTCGGAGCACGTGGTGTCACCGGAGTTCACGTGCGAGGTTCAAAGCGAGCCGCAATGGAAGGACTGGGGAAGTGCCACCAACACCACCACCACCAATGCCCTTGACTTCCCTTATAATTACATGGATGCCACTGTTGATAACGGGTTTCCTGCGCATTTCCAGAATAATAATCAGCTGTCCCCGCTCCAGGACATGTTCATGTACCTGCAGAAGCCATTTTAG